A genome region from Paradevosia shaoguanensis includes the following:
- a CDS encoding MurR/RpiR family transcriptional regulator has product MSSSTDDSDTQDNGAPRDFSALRALIAARWEKLPRRLTQVASYALDNPDEIAFGTAAGIAAKAEVQPSTLVRFSQALGYQGFSDLQDVFRSRLREKVPSYDERLAQLREHGLGGSKAGLVLAGFLDAAERSVEDYRARLEPEALDRAIEVLAGAKTIYLIGLRRSFPITSYMAYAMGKLGIRHILVDGVAGLGAEQASFIDADDAVLAISFTPYASETVALTNAAVERGAPLVSVTDSPFSPIAGKAAVCLEIVEANFEGFRSMAATMALAMALSVAVAGKRAE; this is encoded by the coding sequence ATGAGCAGTTCCACCGATGATAGCGACACCCAGGACAACGGCGCCCCGCGCGATTTCTCCGCGCTGCGGGCCCTGATCGCGGCGCGCTGGGAAAAGCTGCCGCGGCGCCTGACGCAGGTGGCGAGCTACGCGCTCGACAATCCGGACGAAATCGCCTTCGGCACCGCCGCCGGCATCGCCGCGAAGGCCGAGGTGCAACCCTCGACCCTCGTGCGCTTCTCCCAGGCGCTGGGCTACCAGGGCTTTTCGGACCTGCAGGACGTTTTCCGCTCACGGTTGCGCGAAAAGGTGCCGAGCTACGACGAACGGCTGGCCCAGCTCAGGGAGCATGGGCTGGGGGGCAGCAAGGCGGGCCTGGTGCTGGCCGGGTTCCTGGATGCCGCCGAACGCAGCGTCGAGGATTATCGCGCCCGGCTCGAACCGGAGGCGCTGGATCGCGCCATCGAGGTGCTGGCCGGAGCCAAGACCATCTATCTCATCGGGCTGCGCCGCTCGTTCCCCATCACCTCCTACATGGCCTATGCCATGGGCAAGCTGGGCATCCGGCACATCCTCGTGGATGGCGTGGCCGGGCTCGGCGCCGAACAGGCGAGCTTCATCGACGCCGATGACGCCGTGCTGGCGATCAGCTTCACGCCCTATGCCTCCGAAACCGTGGCGCTGACCAATGCGGCAGTCGAGCGCGGCGCGCCGCTGGTTTCGGTGACCGACAGCCCGTTCTCGCCGATTGCGGGAAAAGCCGCGGTTTGCCTCGAGATCGTCGAGGCCAATTTCGAGGGTTTCCGCTCGATGGCGGCAACCATGGCGCTGGCCATGGCGCTGAGCGTGGCGGTGGCGGGGAAACGGGCGGAGTAA
- a CDS encoding ATP-binding cassette domain-containing protein, with protein sequence MAETSSTPLLEAKGISKYFGAITALHNVNFHVAHGEVLGVVGDNGAGKSTLMKILSGLYTPSEGQLFFDGQPVQFSSPKHARALGIEMVYQDFALAGNMPIYENIYLGREPGRKLGPLTLINHHEAREMASRHLDNLKIHVKSIDQNTEELSGGQRQAVAIARATAFSAKLVIMDEPTAALAIKEVGKVLDLIKSLKDHGVAVIIISHRMDDIFYCCDRVMALYQGTNFADAPLDKTHRNEVIGWIMGTKGHTDSLAHDRLQ encoded by the coding sequence ATGGCGGAAACGTCATCCACGCCGCTACTGGAGGCCAAGGGCATCTCCAAGTATTTCGGCGCGATCACGGCCCTGCATAATGTCAATTTTCACGTCGCCCACGGCGAAGTGCTCGGCGTCGTCGGCGATAATGGCGCCGGCAAGTCGACGCTGATGAAGATTCTCTCGGGCCTCTACACGCCCAGCGAAGGCCAGCTCTTCTTCGATGGTCAGCCGGTGCAGTTCTCCAGCCCCAAGCATGCCCGGGCCCTCGGCATCGAGATGGTCTACCAGGATTTTGCGCTGGCCGGGAACATGCCGATCTACGAGAACATCTATCTGGGCCGCGAGCCGGGCCGGAAGCTCGGGCCGCTGACTCTCATCAATCACCACGAAGCGCGCGAGATGGCGAGTCGCCACCTCGACAATCTCAAGATCCACGTCAAGTCGATCGACCAGAATACCGAGGAACTCTCGGGCGGTCAGCGTCAGGCCGTCGCCATCGCCCGCGCCACGGCGTTTTCAGCCAAACTCGTCATCATGGACGAGCCGACGGCGGCCCTCGCCATCAAGGAGGTCGGCAAGGTGCTCGACCTCATAAAAAGCCTCAAGGATCACGGCGTCGCCGTCATCATCATCTCGCACCGCATGGACGACATCTTCTATTGCTGCGACAGGGTGATGGCGCTCTATCAGGGCACCAATTTCGCCGATGCGCCACTGGACAAAACCCACCGCAACGAAGTCATCGGCTGGATCATGGGTACCAAGGGCCATACCGACAGCCTCGCCCATGACAGGCTGCAATGA
- a CDS encoding ABC transporter permease has protein sequence MMFHNPRLAKFLDTYGIIIVVVVMMAILAAIKPGVFLSAENLTNILKQNASLALLALGMFVVIVTAGIDLSVGSTMALAMVTLAIASKAGVPWPLVLLIGPAIGIAMGLINGLGLTLLRLPHPFIMTLGTLNIARGLTYLVTNGAPVSGLQPEVRYLGQAYYDLGIFAPPAGIPASLIVVLVCAIALWWFLAKTSTGRHIFAIGGNPHAARVSGINVDAVLVLVYVLCGFFAGLAGLLLAGRTDSGFPNAGIGIELDAIAAVIIGGASFFGGRGTVLGVLAGVLIMGILRNGLNINNVSAFWQMILIGLVIIIAVYIDVLRRRAALRS, from the coding sequence ATGATGTTCCATAACCCGCGCCTCGCCAAGTTCCTGGATACCTACGGCATCATTATCGTGGTCGTGGTGATGATGGCCATCCTTGCCGCCATCAAGCCCGGTGTGTTCCTGTCGGCCGAGAACCTCACCAATATCTTGAAGCAAAACGCCTCGCTGGCGCTCCTGGCGCTGGGCATGTTCGTGGTCATCGTCACCGCCGGCATCGATCTTTCCGTCGGCTCCACCATGGCCCTGGCCATGGTGACGCTGGCCATTGCCAGCAAGGCGGGCGTGCCCTGGCCGCTGGTGCTGCTCATCGGCCCCGCCATCGGCATCGCCATGGGCCTCATCAACGGCCTTGGCCTCACGCTGCTGCGCCTGCCGCATCCTTTCATCATGACGCTGGGCACGCTCAACATCGCGCGCGGCCTCACCTATCTCGTCACCAACGGCGCCCCGGTTTCGGGCCTCCAGCCCGAAGTGCGCTATCTGGGCCAGGCCTATTATGACCTGGGCATCTTCGCCCCGCCGGCCGGCATTCCGGCCAGCCTCATCGTGGTGCTGGTCTGCGCCATCGCGCTCTGGTGGTTCCTCGCCAAGACCTCGACGGGCCGGCACATCTTTGCCATCGGCGGCAACCCGCATGCGGCGCGGGTCTCGGGCATCAATGTCGATGCGGTGCTGGTCCTCGTCTACGTGCTCTGCGGGTTCTTCGCGGGCCTGGCCGGGCTGCTGCTCGCCGGCCGCACCGATAGCGGCTTTCCGAACGCCGGCATCGGCATCGAGCTCGACGCCATCGCCGCCGTCATCATCGGGGGCGCCTCGTTCTTCGGCGGGCGCGGCACCGTGCTGGGCGTGCTGGCGGGCGTGCTCATCATGGGCATCCTGCGGAACGGGCTCAACATCAACAACGTTTCGGCGTTCTGGCAGATGATCCTGATCGGGCTCGTCATCATCATCGCCGTCTATATCGACGTGCTACGCCGCCGCGCGGCTTTGCGCAGCTGA
- a CDS encoding sugar ABC transporter substrate-binding protein, whose protein sequence is MKKLLLAGVALAAMTAVSYAADTYVVGMKGPGAGNPFWAAVEKGAKDKGAELGVDVVVVAPPAESDVQAQITQIEDLIAQKVSGIALAPTDPNALAPVVDAAKAAGIPVVFVDTKGVNEGVTFIGTDNAVGAALAADFMCKNLPQGSEVAILQGLISQSTGQARAEGSKKGLEACGLKVVAEQTAEWDRAKGQSVMENILTGNPNIKGVFASNDNMALGAVEALKAAAKLQDVMVVGFDANPDAAASILAGEMTASIAQAPGNIGGFGVQALVDLKAGKTIEPVIDTGTVLVTKDNAEQYK, encoded by the coding sequence ATGAAGAAGCTTCTGCTGGCAGGCGTTGCGCTTGCTGCCATGACTGCAGTCTCGTATGCGGCCGATACCTATGTCGTCGGCATGAAGGGCCCCGGCGCAGGCAACCCGTTCTGGGCTGCGGTCGAGAAGGGCGCCAAGGACAAGGGCGCCGAGCTCGGCGTCGATGTCGTGGTCGTCGCCCCGCCGGCCGAATCCGACGTCCAGGCCCAGATCACCCAGATCGAGGACCTCATCGCCCAGAAGGTTTCGGGCATCGCCCTCGCCCCCACCGATCCCAATGCGCTCGCCCCGGTCGTCGACGCCGCCAAGGCCGCCGGCATCCCGGTGGTGTTCGTGGATACCAAGGGCGTCAACGAGGGCGTGACCTTTATCGGCACCGACAATGCCGTGGGCGCCGCGCTCGCCGCCGATTTCATGTGCAAGAACCTGCCGCAGGGCTCGGAAGTGGCAATCCTGCAGGGCCTGATCTCCCAGTCCACCGGCCAGGCGCGTGCCGAGGGCTCCAAGAAGGGCCTTGAAGCCTGCGGCCTCAAGGTCGTGGCCGAGCAGACCGCCGAATGGGATCGCGCCAAGGGCCAGTCGGTGATGGAGAACATCCTCACCGGCAACCCCAACATCAAGGGCGTCTTCGCCTCCAACGACAACATGGCGCTCGGCGCCGTCGAGGCCCTCAAGGCCGCGGCCAAGCTCCAGGACGTGATGGTGGTCGGCTTCGACGCCAATCCGGATGCCGCCGCTTCGATCCTTGCCGGGGAAATGACCGCCTCCATCGCCCAGGCGCCGGGCAATATCGGCGGCTTCGGCGTGCAGGCGCTGGTTGACCTCAAGGCCGGCAAGACCATCGAACCGGTCATCGATACCGGCACGGTGCTGGTCACCAAGGACAATGCCGAGCAGTATAAGTAA
- a CDS encoding Gfo/Idh/MocA family protein — MTQTIGIGLIGTGYMGKCHALAWNSVKAVFGNGRRPRLVHLGEVTVELARQKAEEFGFERATGNWRDVVADPEVEVVSITTPNQFHADMAIAALEAGKHVWCEKPMAVAFADAQRMADAARASGKVAMLGYNYIQNPAIRHIDALLRDGVIGPVNHVRVEMDEDFMADPDALFYWKSEASSGYGAIDDFGVHPLSLITTLLGPVERVMANMSKPYADRPARDGGRRSVETYDIASILIELQNGASGLIALSRTAWGRKGRIAVQIFGAKGTITYDQERLNEVQVYVTSDKPAEQGFRTILTGPSHPPYDRFIPAAGHGLGFNDLKIIEAHELLKSIAGQEARVIDFAQGLEIERTVHAMARSHHEGRWVNVAEKG; from the coding sequence ATGACGCAGACGATCGGCATCGGCCTTATCGGCACGGGCTATATGGGCAAATGCCATGCGTTGGCCTGGAATTCGGTCAAGGCCGTGTTCGGCAATGGCAGGCGACCGCGCCTCGTGCATCTGGGCGAGGTCACGGTCGAACTGGCGCGGCAAAAGGCCGAGGAATTCGGCTTTGAGCGCGCCACCGGCAATTGGCGCGACGTAGTCGCCGATCCCGAGGTCGAAGTCGTCTCGATCACCACGCCCAACCAGTTTCACGCCGACATGGCCATCGCCGCCCTCGAAGCGGGCAAGCATGTCTGGTGCGAAAAGCCCATGGCCGTCGCCTTCGCCGATGCGCAGCGCATGGCCGACGCCGCCCGTGCCTCGGGCAAGGTTGCGATGCTCGGCTACAATTACATCCAGAACCCGGCCATCCGGCATATCGATGCGCTGTTGCGCGACGGGGTGATCGGCCCGGTCAACCATGTCCGCGTCGAGATGGACGAGGATTTCATGGCCGATCCCGATGCCCTTTTCTACTGGAAGAGCGAAGCCTCGTCGGGCTATGGCGCCATCGATGATTTCGGCGTACACCCGCTTTCCCTCATCACCACGCTGCTGGGGCCGGTCGAGCGGGTCATGGCCAATATGTCAAAGCCCTATGCCGACCGTCCCGCCCGCGATGGCGGGCGGCGGAGCGTTGAAACCTACGACATCGCCTCGATCCTCATCGAGCTGCAAAACGGCGCCTCCGGCCTCATCGCCTTGAGCCGCACGGCCTGGGGCCGCAAGGGCCGCATCGCCGTGCAGATTTTCGGGGCCAAAGGCACCATTACCTACGATCAGGAGCGGCTCAACGAAGTGCAGGTCTATGTGACCAGCGACAAGCCGGCCGAGCAGGGTTTTCGGACCATCCTCACCGGCCCGTCCCATCCGCCCTATGATCGCTTCATTCCGGCGGCGGGGCACGGCCTGGGGTTCAACGACCTGAAAATCATCGAGGCGCACGAACTGCTCAAATCCATTGCCGGCCAGGAGGCCCGCGTCATCGATTTCGCCCAGGGGCTCGAGATCGAGCGGACTGTCCACGCCATGGCTCGCTCCCACCATGAGGGGCGCTGGGTGAACGTAGCCGAAAAAGGTTGA
- a CDS encoding DMT family transporter produces MSQLSSPTNQPIQGAVYMLGAGITFAVTNLLTPYITYTLGVPSTAVVFWQYVIATVFALPLILRIGFGALKTRHPIAHELRAFLSALGVQFFAFGFASGVPVWQMVALSMTGPFFIIAGAVLVLGEKVTPQRLLATLVGFIGAVLVAGVGTESFSWASILPIIAAALWGTVSVMTKWLAREEAPESLTLYMLVLITPNHFLIGLILGVIVTAFPGVLPGSLANGFDFMPPDGDALWFIVLLGLVTAGAQYFLSLSYKVADATFLQPFDDLKLPINTILAWIVLSQVPSLLFWPGALLIMGASLFILRQETGRSKTGSLQAA; encoded by the coding sequence TTGAGCCAGCTTTCCTCCCCGACCAACCAGCCCATCCAGGGCGCGGTCTATATGCTGGGCGCCGGCATTACCTTTGCCGTCACTAACCTGCTTACCCCCTACATCACCTATACGCTCGGCGTGCCTTCGACTGCGGTGGTCTTCTGGCAATATGTCATCGCCACCGTCTTCGCCTTGCCGCTGATCCTGCGCATCGGTTTTGGCGCACTCAAGACGCGCCACCCCATCGCCCATGAGCTGCGTGCTTTCCTCTCGGCCCTGGGTGTCCAGTTCTTCGCCTTCGGCTTTGCCTCGGGCGTGCCGGTCTGGCAGATGGTGGCGCTCTCGATGACCGGGCCCTTCTTCATCATTGCCGGCGCCGTGCTGGTGCTGGGCGAGAAGGTGACGCCGCAGCGCCTGCTCGCCACCCTTGTCGGTTTCATCGGCGCGGTACTCGTGGCCGGCGTCGGTACCGAGAGCTTCTCCTGGGCCTCGATCCTGCCGATCATCGCGGCGGCGCTCTGGGGCACGGTTTCGGTGATGACCAAGTGGCTGGCCCGCGAGGAAGCGCCGGAATCGCTGACGCTCTACATGCTGGTGCTGATCACGCCCAACCACTTCCTGATCGGGCTCATCCTCGGCGTCATCGTCACCGCCTTCCCCGGCGTGCTGCCGGGCAGCCTCGCCAACGGCTTCGATTTCATGCCGCCGGACGGCGACGCACTGTGGTTCATCGTGCTGCTGGGCCTGGTGACGGCCGGAGCGCAATACTTCCTGTCGCTCTCCTACAAGGTCGCCGACGCCACCTTCCTGCAGCCCTTCGATGACCTGAAGCTCCCCATCAACACCATTCTTGCCTGGATCGTGCTGAGCCAGGTGCCGAGCCTGCTGTTCTGGCCGGGCGCGCTGCTCATCATGGGCGCGTCGCTCTTCATCCTGCGGCAGGAAACCGGTCGCTCCAAGACCGGCTCCCTTCAGGCTGCCTGA
- a CDS encoding ABC transporter permease subunit, which yields MRRGWLLPTIAVLGFAFLYGPIVSLVVFSFNESRLVTVWSRFSLKWYGELFADPQMLGAAWLSLQIAATSASIALVLGTLCAVALVRFRRFRGRTALAGMVSAPLVMPDVITGLSLLLLFVAMEGLIGWPSGRGATTITIAHTTFCMAYITVVVQSRLADLDLSLEEAAMDLGATPARVFFDITLPIIAPALISGWLLGFTLSLDDLVIASFVSGPGSSTLPMVIFSKIRLGVSPDVNALATIIIGIVSLGVLGATILQMTRPKTNKA from the coding sequence ATGCGTCGCGGCTGGCTGCTTCCCACCATCGCCGTTCTCGGCTTCGCCTTCCTCTATGGGCCTATCGTTTCGCTTGTCGTCTTCTCGTTCAACGAGAGCCGGCTGGTGACGGTGTGGTCGCGCTTCTCGCTCAAATGGTATGGCGAGCTCTTCGCCGACCCGCAGATGCTGGGCGCCGCCTGGCTCTCGCTGCAGATAGCCGCCACCTCGGCCAGCATCGCACTGGTGCTGGGCACGCTCTGTGCCGTGGCGCTCGTCCGCTTCCGCCGCTTCCGCGGCCGCACGGCCCTGGCCGGCATGGTCTCGGCGCCGTTGGTCATGCCCGACGTCATTACCGGCCTTTCCCTGCTGCTGCTGTTCGTGGCCATGGAAGGCCTCATCGGCTGGCCCTCGGGACGCGGCGCGACGACCATCACCATCGCCCACACCACGTTCTGCATGGCCTATATCACCGTGGTGGTGCAGTCGCGGCTGGCGGACCTCGACTTGAGCCTCGAAGAAGCGGCGATGGACCTCGGCGCCACCCCGGCCCGGGTCTTCTTCGACATCACCCTCCCCATCATCGCCCCGGCGCTGATCTCGGGCTGGCTGCTCGGCTTCACGCTCTCGCTCGACGACCTCGTCATCGCCAGCTTCGTCTCCGGCCCCGGCTCTTCGACGCTGCCCATGGTGATCTTTTCCAAGATCCGCCTCGGCGTCTCGCCGGACGTCAACGCGCTGGCGACGATCATCATCGGCATCGTTTCGCTGGGCGTGCTGGGGGCTACGATCTTGCAGATGACGCGGCCCAAGACGAACAAGGCGTAG
- a CDS encoding ABC transporter permease subunit, with amino-acid sequence MSVHGALPEVKPWKGLRRLKERGVTGRWTVILPPLLWLVIFFLIPLAVVFGISLSTKQFGRPPYSSLLSFGENGTVQLTLHLSNYLKLFQDNLYIAAYLNSIKIAAISTAFALLIGYPMAYFIARSSDRWRNILLMLVILPFWTSFLLRVYALTGFMRGNGVINNFLGLFGIQPIVMLQTDFAVYVGIVYSYLPFMILPLYTTLVKLDGALLEASADLGARPFRTFLSITLPLSMPGIIAGSMLVFIPAIGEFVIPSLLGGPGTLMIGRVLWDEFFANTNWPRAAAVAIAMLVVVVVPIMLMQRAQNAVVEKK; translated from the coding sequence ATGAGCGTCCACGGCGCGCTCCCCGAGGTAAAGCCCTGGAAGGGCCTGCGGCGCTTGAAGGAGCGCGGCGTCACCGGCCGCTGGACGGTGATCCTGCCGCCGCTCCTGTGGCTCGTGATCTTCTTCCTCATTCCGCTGGCCGTAGTCTTCGGCATTTCGCTTTCGACCAAGCAGTTCGGCCGCCCGCCCTATTCGAGCCTTTTGAGCTTCGGGGAAAACGGCACGGTGCAACTGACGCTGCACCTCTCCAATTACCTGAAGCTCTTTCAGGACAACCTCTACATCGCCGCTTATCTCAACTCGATCAAGATCGCGGCGATCTCGACGGCGTTCGCGCTGCTCATCGGCTATCCGATGGCCTATTTCATCGCGCGCTCGTCCGACCGCTGGCGCAACATCCTGCTGATGCTGGTCATCCTGCCGTTCTGGACCTCGTTCCTGCTGCGCGTCTATGCGCTGACCGGTTTTATGCGCGGCAATGGCGTCATCAACAACTTCCTCGGGCTTTTCGGCATCCAGCCCATCGTGATGCTGCAGACCGATTTCGCCGTCTATGTCGGCATCGTCTATTCCTACCTGCCCTTCATGATCCTGCCGCTCTATACGACGCTGGTGAAGCTGGACGGCGCCCTGCTCGAAGCCTCGGCGGATCTGGGCGCGCGCCCCTTCCGCACGTTCCTCTCGATCACGCTGCCGCTCTCCATGCCCGGCATCATCGCCGGCTCCATGCTGGTCTTCATTCCGGCCATCGGCGAATTCGTCATCCCGTCCCTGCTCGGCGGCCCCGGTACGCTCATGATCGGCCGCGTCCTATGGGACGAATTCTTCGCCAACACCAACTGGCCGCGCGCCGCCGCGGTCGCCATTGCCATGCTGGTCGTGGTGGTCGTGCCCATCATGCTCATGCAGCGGGCGCAGAATGCCGTTGTGGAGAAGAAGTGA
- a CDS encoding ABC transporter ATP-binding protein: MAKKPQLAVDTRPWRDPNAKPFVRIKNVTKKFGDVAAVADVSLDIYKSELFCLLGGSGSGKSTLLRMLAGFEEPTSGSIEIDGQDMTGVPPYKRPVNMMFQSYALFPHMSVEKNIAYGLKREGLPRDEIAARVAELLHLVKLEPYAQRRPHQLSGGQRQRVALARALAKRPKLLLLDEPLGALDKKLREETQFELVKIQETLGVTFIVVTHDQEEAMSLATRIGVMNQGEIAMIGEPTDVYEFPNSRFVAGFIGSVNMFEGIVTEDEADHVRIRSAEAGCDIYVDHGVDCAPDQILWYAIRPEKITLTREKPEGDANITKGIVEDIAYLGDMSVFQVKLDSGKYLRVTKANAERGDPNAIKWDEEVYAQWSGGAGSVLTV, encoded by the coding sequence ATGGCCAAGAAGCCCCAGCTCGCCGTCGACACGCGCCCCTGGCGCGATCCGAACGCCAAGCCGTTCGTGCGCATCAAGAACGTCACCAAGAAGTTCGGTGACGTCGCCGCCGTCGCCGATGTGTCGCTCGATATCTACAAGTCCGAACTCTTCTGCCTTCTGGGCGGATCGGGCTCCGGCAAGTCGACGCTGTTGCGCATGCTCGCCGGCTTTGAGGAGCCGACCTCCGGCTCCATCGAGATCGACGGCCAGGACATGACCGGGGTGCCGCCCTACAAGCGCCCCGTCAACATGATGTTCCAGTCCTATGCGCTCTTTCCGCATATGAGCGTGGAGAAGAACATAGCCTATGGCTTGAAGCGCGAAGGCCTGCCCAGGGACGAGATCGCGGCGCGCGTCGCCGAATTGCTGCACCTCGTCAAGCTCGAGCCCTATGCCCAGCGCCGTCCGCACCAGCTTTCCGGCGGCCAGCGCCAGCGCGTGGCCCTCGCCCGCGCCCTCGCCAAGCGCCCCAAACTGCTGCTGCTCGACGAACCCCTCGGCGCGCTCGACAAGAAGCTGCGCGAGGAAACCCAGTTCGAGCTGGTCAAGATCCAGGAAACGCTGGGCGTCACCTTCATCGTGGTCACCCACGACCAAGAAGAGGCGATGAGCCTGGCCACCCGCATCGGGGTGATGAACCAGGGCGAGATCGCCATGATCGGCGAGCCCACCGATGTCTATGAATTCCCCAATTCGCGCTTCGTCGCAGGCTTCATCGGCTCGGTGAACATGTTCGAGGGCATCGTCACCGAGGACGAGGCCGACCATGTGCGCATCCGCTCGGCCGAAGCCGGCTGCGACATCTATGTCGACCACGGCGTCGACTGCGCGCCCGACCAGATCCTCTGGTACGCCATCCGCCCCGAAAAGATTACCCTGACCCGCGAAAAGCCCGAGGGCGACGCCAACATCACCAAGGGGATTGTCGAGGACATCGCGTATCTCGGCGACATGAGCGTTTTCCAGGTCAAGCTCGACAGCGGCAAATATCTGCGCGTCACCAAGGCCAATGCCGAGCGCGGCGACCCCAACGCCATCAAGTGGGACGAGGAAGTCTACGCGCAGTGGAGCGGAGGCGCGGGTTCCGTGTTGACCGTATGA
- a CDS encoding polyamine ABC transporter substrate-binding protein: MNKHLILALGALAVAAPALTLPALAQENVVNVYNWSDYIADDTIAKFEAETGIKVNYDVYDSNEIVDAKLLAGNSGYDIVVPSGNFLQRQVKAGLLLPLDKSKLPNLVNMDPAIMQAATEFDPDNAHSVPYMINTIGLGYNVAKAKAALGDGVALDSWDLLFKPENAEKLASCGIAVLDSPSEVMGIALHYLGLDPNSESEEDLAKAEALMTSIKPYIRYFHSSQYIDDLGNGEICLALGYSGDVFIAADAAKQANQGVEVNYIIPKEGAATLFDFLAIPADAPHPENALKFINFIMEPEIVAAITNYVFYANPNLKALPFVDDEVKNNPGIYPPADVLAKAFVMTAHSPEYEEVLTRTWTRIKTGQ, from the coding sequence ATGAACAAACATCTCATTCTGGCTCTCGGCGCCCTCGCGGTTGCCGCGCCAGCCCTCACCCTGCCGGCCCTGGCCCAGGAAAACGTCGTCAACGTCTATAACTGGTCCGACTATATCGCCGACGACACCATCGCCAAGTTCGAGGCGGAGACCGGCATCAAGGTCAATTACGACGTCTATGACAGCAACGAGATCGTGGACGCCAAGCTCCTGGCGGGCAATTCCGGCTACGACATCGTCGTGCCCTCGGGCAATTTCCTGCAGCGCCAGGTCAAGGCCGGCCTGCTGCTGCCGCTCGACAAGTCCAAGCTGCCCAACCTGGTCAACATGGACCCGGCCATCATGCAGGCGGCGACCGAATTCGACCCGGACAACGCCCATTCCGTGCCCTACATGATCAACACGATCGGCCTGGGCTACAACGTCGCCAAGGCCAAGGCCGCGCTCGGCGACGGCGTCGCGCTCGATAGCTGGGACCTGCTGTTCAAGCCGGAAAACGCGGAAAAGCTGGCCTCGTGCGGCATCGCCGTGCTCGACAGCCCGTCCGAAGTGATGGGCATCGCGCTCCACTATCTCGGGCTCGACCCCAATTCGGAGAGCGAGGAAGACCTGGCCAAGGCCGAGGCGCTGATGACCTCGATCAAGCCCTATATCCGCTACTTCCACTCGTCCCAGTACATCGACGACCTGGGCAATGGCGAAATCTGCCTGGCCTTGGGCTATTCGGGCGACGTGTTCATCGCCGCCGATGCCGCCAAGCAGGCCAACCAGGGCGTTGAGGTCAACTACATCATCCCCAAGGAAGGCGCCGCGACGCTCTTCGACTTCCTCGCCATCCCGGCGGACGCGCCGCACCCGGAAAATGCCCTGAAGTTCATCAACTTCATCATGGAACCGGAAATCGTGGCGGCCATCACCAACTACGTGTTCTACGCCAACCCGAACCTGAAGGCCCTGCCGTTCGTGGATGACGAGGTGAAGAACAATCCGGGCATCTATCCGCCCGCCGATGTCTTGGCCAAGGCCTTCGTGATGACGGCGCATTCGCCTGAATACGAAGAAGTGTTGACCCGCACCTGGACCCGCATCAAAACCGGCCAGTAA
- a CDS encoding pseudouridine-5'-phosphate glycosidase — MTAKSYLSISPEVKAALAAGKPVVALESTIITHGMPYPQNLSMAQNVEKVIRDNGAVPATIAIMDGRFAVGLTSEDLERLALEGGKAAKASRRDVAALLVTGGLAGTTVATTMQIAALAGIQVFATGGIGGVHRGAEETFDISADLEELSRTPVAVVCAGAKSILDIAKTLEVLETNGVPVLGYGTDQFPAFWARESGQKVDHRFDDVRDIAKVVALQTELGMGGVLVANPIPAKDALEASAIEARIAEAIKGAEAENVSRKDLTPFLLKRIFELTEGKSLAANIALVENNAAVAAQIAVQLAAMAPKASSAQVRRA; from the coding sequence GTGACCGCCAAGTCCTATCTCTCGATCAGCCCCGAGGTCAAAGCCGCGCTCGCCGCCGGCAAGCCGGTCGTGGCGCTGGAATCGACCATCATCACCCACGGCATGCCCTATCCGCAGAACCTTTCCATGGCCCAGAACGTGGAAAAGGTGATCCGCGACAATGGCGCAGTGCCGGCCACGATCGCCATCATGGACGGACGCTTCGCTGTCGGTCTCACCAGCGAGGATCTGGAGCGGCTGGCGCTCGAGGGCGGCAAGGCGGCTAAAGCCTCGCGGCGCGACGTTGCGGCGCTTCTCGTGACGGGCGGTCTCGCCGGCACGACGGTTGCCACCACCATGCAGATCGCCGCGCTCGCCGGTATCCAGGTCTTCGCTACCGGCGGCATCGGCGGCGTGCATCGCGGCGCCGAGGAGACCTTCGATATTTCGGCCGATCTCGAAGAGCTTTCGCGCACGCCGGTTGCCGTCGTCTGCGCGGGCGCGAAGTCGATCCTCGATATCGCCAAGACGCTCGAGGTGCTGGAGACCAATGGTGTGCCCGTGCTTGGCTACGGCACCGATCAGTTCCCGGCCTTCTGGGCGCGCGAAAGCGGGCAGAAGGTCGATCATCGCTTCGATGACGTCAGGGATATCGCCAAGGTCGTGGCGCTCCAGACCGAGCTCGGCATGGGCGGCGTGCTCGTCGCCAACCCGATCCCGGCCAAGGATGCCCTCGAGGCCTCTGCCATCGAGGCGCGCATTGCCGAGGCCATCAAGGGCGCCGAGGCCGAAAACGTCTCGCGCAAGGACCTGACCCCGTTCCTCCTCAAGCGCATCTTCGAATTGACGGAAGGCAAGAGCCTCGCCGCCAATATCGCGCTGGTCGAGAACAACGCCGCGGTTGCCGCGCAGATCGCCGTGCAGCTTGCCGCCATGGCGCCCAAGGCCTCGTCGGCTCAGGTTCGCCGCGCATGA